In the Vulpes vulpes isolate BD-2025 chromosome 12, VulVul3, whole genome shotgun sequence genome, tgtttttgcttttgttttgttgcttgaagaaacatatctagaaaagtaTTGCTAAGGTTTATGTCCAAGAAATTATGTCTTGTTTTAGGAGTTTTTATGGCtgcaggtctcatatttaggtctttaatccattttttagtttatttttgtgtatcatgTAAGAAAGtaacccagtttttaaaaaaagaaaagtggccTAGTTTTATCCTTTTctatgtagttgtccagttttagcaacaccatttattgaagagactgttgtATATTCTTGCGTCCTTTCTTATAGattaacaaaggaacaaaggaacaaaaattcTTGCCTCCTTGGCTAtagattagttggccatataagcatgggtttactTTTGGGATCTCAATTCTGTTCTATGATCTATGTTCtattttatgccagtaccataatgttttgactactatagctttgtagtatatcttgaaatctgggattgtagTAATCTATAgtcttgttcttctttctcaagatttcttagGCTATGTCTCAATAAGCATGTAggcactgaaatttaaaatacagtaccACTTACAACTgctcaagaaaagagaaataccGTGATATAAATCTCCCAAAATATGTACAGGACTTATCTTCTATATACAATGGACATAACTgaattgtttttgtattcttgGAATATCAATACTATAGTGATGCATAACATTTTGGTGTTTGCAAGTTGTCAGGAATGTGAGGGTCAGGGAGGGAGGTGGTCACTTTTTTTATCATTAGTTTGGATACcattagtttattataaaagagagaCATGAAAATTATTTACATGATGCAAGATTTCACAACTTCACTGGAATGGGCAGCTTCACTTCATGCCGTTTTAAGAATGATTTTAGTCCACATACTTTCCGAGAATGTCACCATCTCTAAATAAGAAATAATCTTTGTCATCTAGGACTACTTTGGTGCCTCCATATTCTGGGAGAAGAACTTTATTTCCAACTTTCACACTAACTGGTTGAATCTCTCCACCCTTTCCTTTGGAACCCGATCCAACAGCCACTACTGTTGCTTGCAACACTTTCCCTTGAGATTTTTCTGGTAGCATGATACCTCCTTTGGTTACAGTTTCAGCTGCACTCCTTTCGACTAAAACCCAGTCAAAGAGGGGAAGAAACTTCCTAAATGCCTGCCCTGCCGTGCCTCCGGCCGCGGCTGTCCCAGCCGCTCTggagccgccgctgccgccaGGAGACCCGCAGTccctttttttggttttcagttcAGACACCTCACAGCCCCAGGCAGGGATAGAATAGGGTAGCCTGCAttttccttccagcctctgaTGCTCAGGTGTCAGCCAAGTATAGCAGAAccggaagggaaggggaaaggggattGGGCCTGTGACAGCAGGAGCAGCGAGGCTTAGCTCTTCAGCTTCAAGTGCAGGGGAGAGATGACCCAGAAATGCCCAGCATGGATGCTAGCAGAAGGTCATTGGCCATCCTGCACGATGGAGacccctctgcttctctcatcgTTGTCAGAGCGCTGAACCAGGGGATTCAGGACAGCTTAAACCTGTGAACTTTGAAcacaataagtttatttaaacCTAGCTGTAGAATCTGAGACCATAACCATTAGCCTCATCTAGAAGTTGGCAATTATAATAGTCCCTGCCTCAGAGTtaatgtgaggattaagtaacaaATATAGCTGATCTTGAATATTTCCACATATTATAATCCTTTGTCTGCTACCCTGGGGAACTACCGATGTTTGTATGCACATAATGGCATCATCTGTACCCTGAGAAAATGACTTATTCCCAGAAACTAGCCCACAGCTTATCATGCCATAGCTCTCAGGATATTCCTAAAAGTTCCTTAATGCCTACAGTTTCAGCTGTACTACACAGCCTCTCAGACTTTGCTGTTCATGCAAATCATGTGggtattttgttaaaatgtcctcACTATTCAAAGTATGGTCCATGGACCAGGAGTACTGGCATCAcatgggaatttgttagaaatgtagaatctcaggaTCCAGCTTGACCTGTTGAAGCAGAATCCGTCTCTACCTAGCTCCAcaggtgatttgtatgcatgTTAAAGCCTGAGAAGCCCTGGCTCAGAGAGGACTGCTAGGAAACATGCTCTGGTCAGGGTTTTAGAGGCTACAGCTATGAAAGGGCAACAAGAGGAATCCTTATTAATGATAGAACTGTTCTGTGTTTTGTCTGTATCAATATTAACAATCCAGTTATGATATTGTACTATAgatttgcaagatgttaccattgggTTAAGCACATAAAGTGTATATGAGATattgctgtattatttttataactatacATGAATACACAATTACCTCAAAATAAAGATtgtttaatacaaattttaaaaatacatacatgtgtaAACCTCATGTTCCCACCTTTAGTTCTAGCATGACCTTGAATGTCTTCAGAATGCCTGGGGATTACAGAAACATGCTGTTTCAGAAACTGGTATCAGTGCACTTCACAGAAATGGAATGGGAGCTTTGACCTAGGCTGCAAGTTTATTCTCACACTTTTTACAGGATGTTTTGATGGATTGTGCTTGGggtatgagagaaagaaagcagttcATGTTTGGTACCTGAGCAACT is a window encoding:
- the LOC112912213 gene encoding uncharacterized protein — its product is MPQSGNINKEERERPYRHTELLHPELASSNTVVSEAPSITQAGDTYIQHPCWAFLGHLSPALEAEELSLAAPAVTGPIPFPLPFRFCYTWLTPEHQRLEGKCRLPYSIPAWGCEVSELKTKKRDCGSPGGSGGSRAAGTAAAGGTAGQAFRKFLPLFDWVLVERSAAETVTKGGIMLPEKSQGKVLQATVVAVGSGSKGKGGEIQPVSVKVGNKVLLPEYGGTKVVLDDKDYFLFRDGDILGKYVD